The DNA window CGGCCGGTCAGCCGCTGCCGCGCCGCCTGCTGGCCGCGTTGCGTGCCGGGGACAGCGCGGGCGGCGACAAACGGGGCCGCCAGTCCGCCGCGCTGCTGTGCGCTGGGCCGGGCCGGGGTTACGGCGGCCTGACCGACGACTGGGTCAACCTGCGCGCCGACGATCACGCTGATCCCTGCGCCGAGCTGGAACGGCTGCTGGACACCTTCGATCTGCTGTTCGGCCGGCCCACGGAGACGCGCGAGCTGGACGAGAACGAGCTGAAGTGGCTGCGCGCCCTGCTGATCCGTCAGGGCCACGCCGCCTCGCTGCCCGCCGGCCCCTGGGACGCCGACACCGAGGCCGCCGCCTGGGCGCTGTACGGCACCGAGAATCTGGAGGAGCGTTGGGTGGACGGCGGGCACTTCGATCCGGTGGCTTTGGCGTACCTGCAGGAACACTTCGGCCATTCAGTGGCGTGAAAGCTGTTTTGCCGCATCTGCACTAGACTCCTGCCCATGCGGCTTTCGGCCACCGACGTGTACGCCTTTCAGGCGCTGGGCTTCCTGGGCACCCAGGACGCGGC is part of the Deinococcus radiopugnans ATCC 19172 genome and encodes:
- a CDS encoding DUF1028 domain-containing protein, which encodes MTFSIVGRDAATGDIGVAVASKFLAVGALVPFVRAGVGAVATQSYVNPNFGPDGLRLLAEGLSPQEVSARFQAEDADIAQRQFGLVAADGRSVTFSGPGCHAWAGGIAEADVAIQGNILTGPGVVEAMHAAWNAAAGQPLPRRLLAALRAGDSAGGDKRGRQSAALLCAGPGRGYGGLTDDWVNLRADDHADPCAELERLLDTFDLLFGRPTETRELDENELKWLRALLIRQGHAASLPAGPWDADTEAAAWALYGTENLEERWVDGGHFDPVALAYLQEHFGHSVA